In Streptomyces sp. NBC_00704, a genomic segment contains:
- a CDS encoding VirB4 family type IV secretion system protein — translation MNHRPARRARRASASPLFTPHGTDRASRKAARRQLAEATAKARAQASAHQSESTSAAHEMPTALYPANGRPGPASARHNRLKLPAHRMTTAVAAGAYPFLAEGGLGAEGIYIGRDVHAEASFVFDPFALYGKVEGFTNPNLLLAGVIGQGKSALAKSFALRSVAFGYRVYVPCDPKGEWTPVAQALGGRSVALGPGLPGRLNPLDAAPRPHSVSEDDWVGEIRKRRLLLLGSLARTVLGRDLMPMEHTALDVALDAVVTRAVHTGRTPLLGDVAATLNNPSALDEAAGMMSGQLGDAARDLAHAMRRLVHGDLAGMFDAPSTVAFDPNAPMLTIDLSRLGGSGDDTALVLAMTCASAWMESALSDPSGGRRWIVYDEAWRLMRHVGLLQRMQAQWKLSRGLGIANLMVIHRLSDLLTAGDAGSQGRALAEGLLADCSTRIIYRQETDQLHAAASLLGLTSVEMDAIAHLNRGRGLWKVAGRSFIVQHLLHAYELALFDTDARMHKKAVKDS, via the coding sequence ATGAACCACCGGCCCGCCCGCCGCGCCCGCCGCGCCTCCGCCAGCCCGCTCTTCACCCCCCACGGCACCGATCGCGCCAGCCGCAAGGCCGCCCGTCGCCAGCTCGCCGAGGCCACCGCCAAGGCCCGCGCGCAAGCCAGTGCCCACCAGAGTGAGAGCACGTCCGCCGCCCACGAGATGCCCACCGCGCTCTACCCGGCGAACGGACGTCCCGGACCCGCCTCCGCGCGTCACAACCGGCTGAAGCTGCCCGCCCACCGCATGACCACCGCGGTCGCGGCCGGTGCCTATCCCTTCTTGGCCGAAGGGGGACTCGGCGCCGAGGGCATCTACATCGGGCGCGATGTCCACGCCGAGGCCAGCTTCGTCTTCGATCCGTTCGCTCTGTACGGCAAGGTCGAGGGATTCACCAACCCGAACCTCTTGCTCGCCGGGGTCATCGGCCAGGGCAAGAGCGCGCTCGCCAAGTCCTTCGCGCTGCGTTCGGTGGCCTTCGGATACCGCGTCTACGTCCCGTGCGACCCGAAGGGCGAATGGACGCCGGTGGCACAAGCCCTCGGTGGCCGGTCCGTCGCTCTCGGCCCCGGACTGCCCGGACGACTGAACCCCTTGGACGCGGCCCCGCGCCCGCACAGCGTCTCCGAGGACGACTGGGTCGGCGAGATCCGCAAACGGCGCCTGCTCCTGCTCGGCTCCCTGGCCCGGACGGTCCTGGGCCGGGACCTGATGCCCATGGAGCACACCGCCCTGGACGTCGCCCTGGACGCCGTCGTCACCCGCGCCGTCCACACTGGCCGCACCCCGCTGCTCGGCGATGTCGCCGCCACCCTCAACAACCCCAGTGCGCTCGACGAGGCCGCCGGGATGATGTCGGGCCAACTCGGCGACGCCGCCCGCGACCTGGCCCACGCCATGCGCCGCCTCGTCCACGGTGACCTGGCCGGCATGTTCGACGCCCCCTCCACCGTCGCCTTCGACCCGAACGCACCGATGCTCACCATCGACCTCTCCCGGCTCGGCGGATCCGGCGACGACACCGCCCTCGTCCTGGCGATGACCTGCGCGAGTGCCTGGATGGAGTCCGCCCTCTCCGACCCGTCCGGCGGCCGGCGCTGGATCGTGTACGACGAGGCGTGGCGGTTGATGCGGCACGTCGGCCTGCTGCAGCGCATGCAGGCCCAGTGGAAGCTCAGCCGCGGCCTCGGCATCGCCAACCTCATGGTGATCCACCGGCTGTCTGACCTGCTCACCGCCGGCGACGCCGGATCACAAGGCCGGGCCTTGGCCGAGGGCCTCCTCGCCGACTGCAGCACCCGCATCATCTACCGCCAGGAGACCGACCAACTCCACGCCGCGGCCTCGCTGCTCGGCCTGACCTCCGTCGAAATGGACGCCATCGCCCACCTCAACCGAGGGCGTGGCCTGTGGAAAGTCGCCGGACGATCTTTCATCGTGCAGCACCTCCTGCACGCGTACGAGCTGGCACTCTTCGACACCGACGCCCGAATGCATAAAAAAGCCGTAAAAGACTCATGA
- a CDS encoding glycosyltransferase, giving the protein MITVVIASRLREDRLDYLTAMHASLTRQSVPWEAVIALDGASPDRLPDPLAQDSRVRTFALPRPVGAACARNLALAHVRTRYTNWADDDDEFTDDAMSVRLNILESTGVGWCAGWSEDLHPDGSTTLWRCPAPPGRHEAGDVWTYWKSPADTIPIGPTTILARTYLVRAAPMGGLVQGEDYCAALGVTSLAPGILLPLPVYRYRKHPGQMTRQDAHDVLEPEARRHAWNYGRSLRAALRARETLGSANS; this is encoded by the coding sequence CTGATCACCGTCGTCATCGCCAGCCGCCTGCGCGAAGACCGGCTCGACTACCTGACCGCCATGCACGCCAGCCTCACCCGGCAGTCCGTGCCGTGGGAGGCCGTGATCGCGCTCGACGGTGCCTCGCCGGACCGCCTGCCCGACCCGCTCGCGCAGGACTCCCGCGTCCGCACGTTTGCTCTGCCTCGCCCGGTCGGCGCGGCCTGCGCCCGGAACCTGGCCCTCGCCCATGTCCGCACCCGGTACACCAACTGGGCAGATGACGATGATGAGTTCACCGACGACGCCATGTCCGTACGGCTGAACATCCTGGAATCGACGGGGGTCGGCTGGTGTGCGGGATGGAGCGAGGACCTGCACCCCGACGGCTCGACCACCCTGTGGCGCTGCCCCGCCCCGCCCGGCCGGCACGAGGCCGGCGACGTGTGGACGTACTGGAAGTCACCGGCGGACACCATCCCCATCGGGCCGACCACTATCCTCGCTCGCACCTACCTGGTGCGCGCCGCTCCGATGGGCGGGCTCGTCCAGGGCGAGGACTACTGCGCCGCCCTCGGCGTCACCAGCCTCGCCCCCGGGATCCTGCTTCCCCTGCCGGTCTACCGGTACCGCAAACACCCTGGCCAGATGACCCGCCAGGACGCCCATGACGTCCTGGAGCCGGAGGCTCGGCGGCATGCGTGGAACTACGGACGCAGCCTGCGAGCCGCCCTCCGCGCCCGGGAGACTCTAGGATCCGCGAATTCGTGA
- a CDS encoding SCO6881 family protein translates to MGFCDFPLADKLCAVGDAVDFASDPGKAIGDWMAKSAGELAAAAADLAAEAVNTTTKVDLNASWFVDNYEMLLPLGLVLLVATFCAQLVRAAIRRDGQALAQAFTGTMSGVLFAFCAIAFTTVAVEVVDAVSDGLFKTAHLNIESAVRRIVKVNQIASLSGMGWLVAVVAGLGAAVGAFLYWCVMMVRKVGILVMVTLAVFASAGGGWEVARRWRKGWIEATATLVVSKLLMTVIFVLGIAAMGKTEAKDGIAALADVMSGIVIMILVLLCPYAVFKFVHWAADGTDGESIHRAGGAGAQIAKAHAENAARKAAAAAATAGTGGAAAGAGAAPQGPDAAGGGGFPGDVAANPTGGGGGKEGSQDGGTGISPGGDAVKSGLEKAVQPAPTSVSDDTSGQVGGSPGPGGPGANAASGQGSGWQSAPPTTTAPPQGAPPPSGSQNATSSGSASPSPPPTGL, encoded by the coding sequence GTGGGTTTCTGTGATTTCCCCCTGGCAGACAAGCTGTGCGCCGTCGGCGACGCAGTCGATTTCGCCTCGGACCCCGGCAAGGCCATCGGTGACTGGATGGCGAAGTCCGCCGGTGAACTGGCCGCCGCCGCAGCCGATCTGGCCGCCGAGGCCGTCAACACCACCACGAAGGTCGACCTCAACGCGTCGTGGTTCGTCGACAACTACGAGATGCTGCTGCCTCTGGGCCTGGTCCTGCTGGTCGCCACATTCTGCGCACAACTGGTCCGGGCCGCCATCCGACGCGACGGACAAGCCCTGGCACAAGCGTTCACCGGCACCATGAGCGGCGTCCTGTTCGCCTTCTGCGCCATCGCCTTCACCACGGTCGCCGTCGAAGTGGTCGATGCCGTCAGCGACGGCCTGTTCAAGACCGCCCACCTGAACATCGAGTCGGCCGTGCGACGCATCGTGAAGGTCAACCAGATCGCGAGCCTGTCCGGGATGGGCTGGCTCGTTGCGGTTGTCGCCGGCCTTGGTGCCGCCGTCGGTGCCTTCCTCTACTGGTGCGTGATGATGGTCCGCAAGGTCGGCATCCTCGTCATGGTCACGCTGGCTGTCTTCGCGTCCGCCGGCGGCGGGTGGGAGGTCGCGCGGCGCTGGCGCAAGGGCTGGATCGAGGCCACCGCCACCCTCGTCGTCTCCAAGCTCCTGATGACCGTGATCTTCGTCCTCGGTATCGCCGCCATGGGCAAAACCGAGGCCAAGGACGGCATCGCCGCTCTGGCCGACGTCATGTCCGGCATCGTGATCATGATCCTGGTGCTGCTGTGCCCCTACGCCGTCTTCAAGTTCGTGCACTGGGCGGCCGACGGGACCGACGGCGAGTCCATCCACCGTGCCGGTGGCGCCGGAGCGCAGATCGCCAAGGCGCATGCCGAGAACGCCGCCCGCAAGGCCGCCGCGGCTGCGGCCACCGCCGGAACCGGTGGCGCTGCAGCCGGAGCAGGCGCCGCACCGCAGGGGCCCGACGCCGCTGGCGGTGGCGGTTTCCCCGGCGACGTCGCCGCCAACCCGACCGGCGGCGGAGGAGGCAAGGAAGGTTCGCAGGACGGCGGTACGGGCATCTCGCCCGGTGGCGACGCGGTCAAGTCCGGTCTGGAGAAAGCCGTCCAGCCCGCGCCGACGAGCGTGTCCGACGACACCAGCGGCCAAGTGGGCGGCAGCCCAGGGCCGGGCGGGCCCGGAGCGAACGCCGCCTCCGGCCAGGGCAGCGGATGGCAGTCCGCGCCGCCGACCACCACCGCACCGCCGCAGGGCGCACCTCCGCCCTCCGGCTCACAGAACGCCACGTCCAGTGGGTCGGCCTCACCCTCTCCGCCGCCGACCGGCCTCTGA
- a CDS encoding DUF6238 family protein, protein MTSPTRPDDAHPYLRAASAGFRHHTRALAPSDANPPRPADRVHVDVLHAHLTALHQLMDRLAENTRPAHPAAGRHLATAHTRLWQATSEVHSAFHLLPNSAAAEAESSACHPERLPEGPPVLTICQRHLAAGHVIRRKTTPTDLRPHTTACVR, encoded by the coding sequence TTGACCTCGCCCACGCGTCCGGACGACGCGCACCCCTACCTCCGCGCCGCAAGCGCCGGCTTCCGCCACCACACCCGGGCCCTGGCACCGTCGGACGCGAACCCGCCCCGGCCAGCGGACCGCGTGCACGTTGACGTGCTGCACGCCCACCTCACCGCCCTGCACCAGCTCATGGACCGGCTCGCCGAAAACACCCGGCCTGCGCACCCCGCCGCCGGCCGCCACCTCGCCACCGCGCACACCCGCCTCTGGCAGGCCACCAGCGAGGTCCACTCCGCCTTCCACCTGCTGCCCAACAGCGCAGCAGCAGAAGCCGAGTCGAGCGCATGCCATCCGGAGCGGCTTCCTGAGGGACCGCCCGTGCTCACGATCTGCCAGCGCCACCTCGCCGCCGGGCATGTCATCCGCCGCAAGACCACCCCCACCGACCTCCGCCCGCACACCACAGCCTGCGTGCGATGA
- a CDS encoding SCO6880 family protein, translated as MTDLSVAPVTVKFPHRSRRGILLGLSLPQLILVSCTLALLLMTVVSTGLLGAVALAPLWAASGALVTIRRHGRSLIDWAPIVARYAHRRRTGQTLWLARPVTRPRQDGILHLPGTTASLKVVTPGDSVNGAAAVHDPQQQTLTAIARVTSRAFALLDPATQNHNVSSWGRALAGIARTGHVATVQVLERTVPDSGDTLTRHWTHNGQPQTPVAGQIYSELVSSAGPAAAPHETYLAISLDLKAARRLINQAGGGLPGAFTVMEQTSASIAQAARNAGLQVTGWLTAREIAAVIRTAYDPKALAALQQWSETGRAEADPAAAGPVVQFEEYDRLATDSARHATYWVENWPRTEMGAGFLHGIMFTAGVRRSLSLIYVPQGLESALRDVQRKKAAIIADANERARRGQVDSEEDSVEYADVKQRERQLIAGHADVALTGLVTVTAETDALLDAACAQIETHAVTSGVDLRRLNYQQPDAFALTALPLARTAL; from the coding sequence TTGACTGATCTCTCCGTCGCCCCGGTCACGGTGAAGTTCCCGCACCGGTCCCGCCGCGGCATCCTCCTCGGCCTCTCCCTGCCCCAACTCATCCTCGTCTCCTGCACACTGGCGCTCCTGCTGATGACGGTGGTCTCCACCGGACTGCTCGGCGCCGTCGCCCTGGCCCCGCTGTGGGCGGCATCCGGTGCGCTCGTCACAATCCGCCGGCACGGCCGCTCCCTCATCGACTGGGCACCGATCGTCGCCCGCTACGCACACCGCCGCCGCACCGGCCAGACCCTCTGGCTCGCCCGGCCCGTCACCCGGCCCCGGCAGGACGGCATCCTCCACCTGCCCGGCACCACCGCCTCCCTCAAGGTGGTCACCCCCGGCGACTCCGTCAACGGCGCCGCGGCCGTGCACGACCCGCAACAGCAGACCCTGACCGCCATCGCCCGCGTCACCAGCCGCGCCTTCGCCCTCCTCGACCCCGCCACCCAGAACCACAACGTGAGCAGTTGGGGACGCGCGCTCGCGGGTATCGCCCGCACCGGGCACGTCGCCACTGTGCAGGTGCTGGAACGCACCGTCCCCGACTCGGGCGACACCCTCACCCGCCACTGGACCCACAACGGGCAGCCCCAGACTCCCGTCGCCGGACAGATCTACTCCGAGCTGGTCTCCTCGGCCGGCCCTGCCGCCGCCCCGCACGAGACCTACCTCGCCATCTCCCTCGACCTCAAGGCCGCCCGGCGCCTGATCAACCAGGCCGGCGGAGGGCTGCCCGGCGCGTTCACCGTCATGGAGCAGACCAGCGCATCCATCGCCCAGGCCGCGCGCAACGCCGGACTCCAGGTCACCGGATGGCTGACCGCGAGGGAGATCGCCGCCGTCATCCGCACCGCCTACGACCCAAAGGCGCTCGCCGCCCTCCAGCAGTGGTCCGAGACCGGCCGCGCCGAGGCCGACCCCGCAGCCGCCGGGCCCGTCGTCCAGTTCGAGGAGTACGACCGGCTCGCCACCGACAGCGCACGGCACGCAACGTACTGGGTGGAGAACTGGCCGAGGACGGAGATGGGGGCCGGGTTCCTGCACGGGATCATGTTCACGGCCGGCGTGCGGCGCAGCCTCTCCCTTATATACGTGCCGCAGGGACTCGAGTCCGCGCTGCGAGACGTCCAGCGGAAGAAGGCGGCGATCATCGCCGACGCCAACGAGAGGGCCCGCCGGGGGCAGGTCGACAGCGAGGAAGACTCCGTCGAGTACGCCGACGTCAAGCAGCGTGAGCGCCAGCTCATCGCCGGACATGCCGACGTGGCCCTGACCGGCCTGGTCACCGTCACCGCCGAGACCGACGCCCTCCTGGACGCCGCCTGCGCACAGATCGAGACCCACGCCGTCACCTCCGGGGTCGATCTGCGACGGCTCAACTACCAGCAGCCGGACGCCTTCGCCCTCACCGCGCTCCCACTCGCCCGGACCGCCCTGTGA